Within the Kribbella aluminosa genome, the region TCACCGCGCGGGGCGGGAGGCTCATCCGAACCCACCGCCCAGCACGCGGTGGCCGCTCACGCTTCCGCTCCTTGGGCCAGCTTGGTCAGCAGTGGGGTGATGAGGTCCGGCGTGAGGTTCAGTGTGCCGATCTCCGGTAGGGCACCCTGCTTGATGGCCAGTGCGAGGATCGTGCCCTGGTCGAGTTCGGCGTACGCGTCCAGCAGGGCCTTCTCGGCGGACGCCTCCGCGGCGCCGATCACGCGCTTCGCGTCCGCCTCGGACTCGGCCAGTGCGCGTTGCCGGCCGGCTGCGGCCTGGGTCTCGATCTGATCGGCGGCCGCGGCCTCGGTGGCGCGGGCGCGTTCGTTCTGGCCGCGCTGGTTGACCAACTGCTCCTCGCGGCGGGCGAGCTCGATCTGGTTCTGCAGCTCGTTCTCCGCGATCGACCGCTCGCGTTCGACGGCGAGTGCGCGCCGTTCGTACGTCGCCTTGTCCGCGGCCTGCTGCACCATCTCGCGGGTAGGGGTCTGCAGCGCCTTCTCGACGTCCCGCTCCGCGCGGACGGCGACCACGCGAACGTCCTCGACGCCGATGCCCAGACCGGAGAGGCGCGCGTCCTCGCGCAGCCCGGTGCCGACCGCCGTACGCAGCGCGGTCATTCCCTCGGACAGCGCCTCGGTCAGT harbors:
- a CDS encoding SPFH domain-containing protein, encoding MADITRFGFISHLRANPTTHVRHLRSGKVAHDGAGQAFWFRALNSSLSEIPIDDREQPLLFHGRTQDFQDVAVQATVTYRVTDPALAATRLDFGIDPGSGLWRSTPLEQLGGLLTELAQQTALDLLARMTLTEALSEGMTALRTAVGTGLREDARLSGLGIGVEDVRVVAVRAERDVEKALQTPTREMVQQAADKATYERRALAVERERSIAENELQNQIELARREEQLVNQRGQNERARATEAAAADQIETQAAAGRQRALAESEADAKRVIGAAEASAEKALLDAYAELDQGTILALAIKQGALPEIGTLNLTPDLITPLLTKLAQGAEA